From the genome of Amycolatopsis sp. NBC_01488, one region includes:
- a CDS encoding FtsK/SpoIIIE domain-containing protein, translating to MDAHAVMMLALVGGGLAVLLWVLAKVGHALARMAELLAALAFVAVALWGLLRAVIWIVRQLVTRWRTCLTVVALWAWWHWLGWVSLALTVAVLGLVQLVWWRLDATGYDQWCGRWVRSWWLRWALYGQKLGGWLTACGLVVRDGSVPVDVTVSLIGRRRNSVSRSENRSGAVAVPKLLSVRSGASWDEVRVRLVAGQTPEEFDDAARALAVARKVTRCQIREVEPDVVSIDFMRRDLLASPVTCLPVPDLVSVDGTGVDLRAVFAGSTEYGKPWRLPLVGTGSHTLVAGATGSGKNSVMWCPLVAAASAIRAGVVRVSGIDPKAMELSYGRGIFARYGQSGKEALDVLDALLEELEKRKRTFAGNTREVPVSTEYPVELLEFDEIGALTKYTDRKTRELIVEKLAILTTQGRALGFTVRGYVQEPTKDTVPVRELLPRRIAMRLTSKTQVPMVLGDGAYERGAWANRIPESAAGVGYVWGEGIREPLRVRAGWVPDHTIKQLENYVTNGGAQVVSLADRRTDEGRSA from the coding sequence ATGGATGCACACGCGGTGATGATGCTGGCGCTGGTCGGTGGTGGCCTGGCGGTGCTGCTGTGGGTGCTGGCCAAGGTCGGTCACGCGCTGGCTCGGATGGCGGAGCTGCTGGCCGCGCTCGCGTTCGTGGCCGTGGCCCTGTGGGGGCTGCTGCGGGCGGTGATCTGGATTGTTCGGCAACTGGTCACCCGCTGGCGGACCTGCTTGACCGTGGTGGCGCTCTGGGCGTGGTGGCACTGGCTGGGCTGGGTCTCCCTCGCCCTGACGGTGGCGGTGCTGGGCCTGGTCCAGCTCGTGTGGTGGCGGCTGGACGCGACGGGCTATGACCAGTGGTGCGGGCGGTGGGTGCGCTCGTGGTGGCTGCGCTGGGCGCTCTACGGGCAGAAGCTCGGCGGCTGGCTGACCGCCTGCGGCCTGGTGGTCCGGGACGGGTCGGTGCCGGTCGATGTGACGGTGTCGCTGATCGGACGGCGGCGTAACTCGGTGTCGCGCAGCGAGAACCGCTCAGGCGCGGTGGCGGTGCCCAAGCTGCTGTCGGTGCGGTCGGGGGCCTCGTGGGATGAGGTGCGGGTGCGGCTGGTGGCCGGCCAGACCCCGGAAGAGTTCGACGACGCTGCTCGCGCGCTGGCAGTAGCCCGGAAGGTCACTCGCTGCCAGATTCGGGAGGTCGAGCCCGACGTGGTGTCGATCGACTTCATGCGCAGGGACCTGCTGGCCTCGCCGGTGACGTGTCTGCCGGTGCCGGACCTGGTGTCAGTCGACGGGACGGGGGTCGATCTGCGGGCGGTGTTCGCCGGGTCGACGGAGTACGGCAAGCCGTGGCGGCTCCCGCTGGTCGGTACCGGGTCACACACGCTGGTCGCCGGGGCGACGGGGTCGGGGAAGAACTCGGTCATGTGGTGCCCGCTGGTGGCGGCAGCGTCAGCGATCCGCGCCGGTGTCGTCCGGGTGTCGGGGATCGATCCGAAGGCCATGGAGCTGTCCTATGGGCGCGGGATCTTCGCTCGCTACGGCCAGTCCGGAAAGGAAGCCCTCGACGTCCTCGACGCGCTGTTGGAGGAGTTGGAGAAGCGCAAGCGGACGTTCGCCGGGAACACGCGGGAAGTGCCGGTTTCGACGGAGTATCCGGTGGAGCTGCTGGAGTTCGACGAGATCGGGGCGTTGACGAAGTACACCGACCGCAAAACCCGTGAGCTGATCGTGGAGAAGCTGGCGATCCTGACCACCCAAGGCCGGGCGCTCGGGTTCACCGTGCGGGGCTACGTGCAGGAGCCGACCAAGGACACGGTGCCGGTACGGGAGCTGCTGCCCCGGCGCATCGCCATGCGGCTCACCTCGAAGACGCAGGTTCCCATGGTCCTCGGTGACGGCGCGTATGAGCGTGGCGCGTGGGCCAACCGCATCCCGGAATCGGCGGCCGGTGTCGGCTACGTCTGGGGCGAAGGCATCCGCGAACCGCTGCGTGTCCGCGCCGGATGGGTGCCGGATCACACGATCAAGCAACTGGAGAACTACGTCACCAACGGCGGAGCCCAGGTCGTCAGCCTGGCCGATCGACGCACGGACGAAGGGAGGTCGGCATGA
- a CDS encoding class I SAM-dependent methyltransferase gives MTDVNDPAPNPHATAEEVQAAYADPKLANVLYHDWEAGTYDEKWSISYDERCISYATDVFNAVAGEDGQPYQHAMELGSGTGFFLLNLMQGGVAKKGSVTDLSPGMVQVALRNAEKLGLDVDGRVADAERIPYDDNTFDLVVGHAVLHHIPDVQAAFREVLRVLKPGGRFVFAGEPTKIGDFYARKLGQFTWFLTTRVTKLPVLSGWRRPQSELDESSRAAALEAVVDIHTFDPSELESWARGAGAQDVHAVTEEFAAALAGWPIRTFEAAVPAEKLTVRWRMFAYRLWLRLSAVDKKVLAKILPRELFYNVMITGTKRPS, from the coding sequence TTGACCGACGTGAACGACCCGGCCCCGAACCCGCACGCCACCGCCGAAGAGGTCCAGGCGGCCTACGCCGACCCGAAGCTGGCGAACGTGCTCTACCACGACTGGGAAGCCGGCACCTACGACGAGAAGTGGTCGATCTCGTACGACGAGCGCTGCATCTCCTACGCCACCGACGTGTTCAACGCCGTCGCGGGCGAGGACGGCCAGCCCTACCAGCACGCGATGGAACTCGGCAGCGGCACCGGGTTCTTCCTGCTGAACCTCATGCAGGGCGGCGTCGCCAAGAAGGGCTCGGTCACCGACCTCTCGCCCGGCATGGTGCAGGTTGCGCTGCGCAACGCCGAGAAGCTCGGCCTCGACGTCGACGGCCGCGTCGCCGACGCCGAGCGCATCCCGTACGACGACAACACGTTCGACCTCGTGGTCGGGCACGCGGTGCTGCACCACATCCCGGACGTCCAGGCGGCGTTCCGCGAGGTGCTGCGCGTGCTCAAGCCGGGCGGCCGGTTCGTCTTCGCCGGCGAGCCGACGAAGATCGGCGACTTCTACGCCCGCAAGCTCGGCCAGTTCACCTGGTTCCTGACGACTCGCGTGACGAAGCTGCCCGTGCTGAGCGGCTGGCGCCGTCCGCAGTCCGAATTGGACGAGTCTTCGCGGGCCGCCGCGCTGGAAGCCGTGGTCGACATCCACACCTTCGACCCGTCGGAGCTGGAGTCCTGGGCCCGCGGGGCCGGCGCCCAGGACGTCCACGCCGTCACGGAGGAGTTCGCCGCCGCGCTCGCGGGCTGGCCGATCCGGACGTTCGAGGCCGCCGTGCCCGCCGAGAAGCTGACCGTGCGCTGGCGGATGTTCGCCTACCGCCTCTGGCTGCGGCTGTCCGCTGTGGACAAGAAGGTCCTCGCGAAGATCCTGCCGCGCGAGCTGTTCTACAACGTGATGATCACCGGGACCAAGCGGCCGTCCTGA
- a CDS encoding class I SAM-dependent methyltransferase: MGYSFSLGDVAYLRSGAGKAALAEVSSLPLTDRIASVAAVRRLVGDEHAAAVLETVLLRRKAVSKVDATGWLFTSDALQQASATSVARHRAARLAGLDVHDVTCSVGADLVEIARVARRALGSDLDPVRLEMARHNGTAAGVAFGLVRADALRPVSRAAVVVADPARRDSAGRRAWKPADFAPPLDGLVDAYPGRALSVKCAPGLDFALTPWADEVELVSLDGQVRESCLWRGLGTGVTRRATVLRSEGTQWTVTDAEPDELPTREPGEWIVDPDGAVVRAGLVRHYAARHGLWQLDERIAYLTGDTPPPGVRAFRVLEHGPYSEKSLKAVLKRHDVGRLEILVRGLDVDPDALRRRLKPRGDAEASVVLTRIGRSPVAFLCRAER, encoded by the coding sequence TTGGGCTATTCGTTCAGCCTCGGCGACGTCGCCTACCTGCGCTCCGGCGCGGGGAAGGCGGCGCTCGCCGAGGTTTCTTCGTTGCCGCTGACCGACCGGATCGCCTCCGTCGCCGCCGTCCGCCGTCTGGTGGGTGACGAGCACGCGGCGGCCGTCCTGGAAACCGTGCTGCTGCGCCGGAAAGCGGTGTCCAAAGTGGACGCGACTGGCTGGCTGTTCACCTCGGACGCGCTCCAGCAGGCGAGCGCCACGTCCGTCGCGCGCCACCGAGCGGCCCGGCTGGCCGGGCTCGACGTCCACGACGTCACGTGTTCCGTCGGCGCCGATCTCGTCGAAATCGCGCGGGTGGCGCGGCGCGCGCTCGGGTCCGACCTGGACCCGGTGCGGCTGGAGATGGCTCGGCACAACGGAACCGCGGCGGGTGTCGCGTTCGGACTGGTCCGCGCCGACGCGCTGCGCCCGGTGAGCCGTGCCGCGGTCGTCGTCGCGGATCCCGCTCGCCGTGACTCTGCCGGACGGCGAGCGTGGAAGCCTGCGGACTTCGCCCCGCCACTGGACGGGCTGGTCGACGCCTACCCGGGCCGCGCGCTGTCCGTGAAGTGCGCGCCCGGCCTCGACTTCGCGCTGACGCCGTGGGCCGACGAGGTCGAGCTGGTGTCGCTCGACGGCCAGGTCCGCGAGTCCTGCCTTTGGCGCGGGCTGGGCACCGGCGTCACCCGGCGTGCGACGGTGCTGCGTTCCGAGGGGACACAGTGGACGGTCACCGACGCGGAACCGGACGAGCTGCCCACGCGCGAGCCAGGGGAGTGGATCGTCGACCCGGACGGCGCCGTGGTCCGCGCCGGGCTGGTCCGCCACTACGCGGCCCGCCACGGGCTGTGGCAGCTGGACGAACGCATCGCGTACCTGACCGGCGACACCCCGCCACCGGGCGTGCGGGCCTTCCGTGTCCTGGAGCACGGTCCCTACAGCGAAAAGTCACTGAAAGCCGTCCTCAAGCGACACGACGTCGGGCGGCTGGAGATCCTCGTGCGCGGCCTCGACGTCGATCCGGACGCGCTGCGGCGGCGGCTGAAACCCCGTGGTGACGCGGAAGCTTCGGTGGTGCTGACGCGGATCGGGCGTTCGCCGGTCGCGTTCCTCTGCCGCGCCGAAAGGTGA
- a CDS encoding MbeD/MobD family mobilization/exclusion protein → MLTVVVGSEPDPASYERLNQEWQHAYADYHMAYRAAAKDPARPDLAERVSYAARRVARLWHELSALAGLEWWAVAALAAAAEAMTEAAQDWAVLAGHPAVLDQRPVPVQRRRLHPAPIRPRRDGRGA, encoded by the coding sequence GTGCTGACGGTGGTTGTTGGGAGCGAGCCGGACCCGGCGTCGTATGAGCGACTGAACCAGGAGTGGCAGCACGCTTATGCCGACTACCACATGGCGTATCGGGCGGCGGCGAAGGACCCGGCTCGGCCGGACCTGGCGGAGCGGGTGTCGTACGCGGCTCGGCGGGTGGCTCGGTTGTGGCACGAGTTGTCGGCGTTGGCGGGCCTGGAGTGGTGGGCCGTGGCGGCGCTGGCGGCTGCGGCAGAGGCCATGACGGAGGCGGCGCAGGACTGGGCCGTGCTGGCCGGCCACCCGGCGGTGCTGGATCAGAGGCCGGTACCGGTACAGCGGCGGCGGTTACACCCTGCGCCGATCCGGCCTCGGCGCGACGGGCGGGGTGCTTGA
- a CDS encoding replication initiator: protein MNATSEAVTSPDATVENRPAHPVGRIRGALSAEVVKATAEKYGVCVRPFTMEVGDTDTGEIRYVPVPCGSTVESQCLPCARKAKALRQAQCREGWHMTEEPVITREPVSETQTELLTYRADLAAHYRDVMAAGDEAEAEELRAEVATVDGELRASGVTGRLPSLDEVERKAVKRSTKRRQDAPNLPRRKVSKATVGREFAGKFRPSMFVTLTCDTYGRVRPDGSPVDPASYDYRRAARDAVHFAALMDRWWQNLRRVVGWDVQYFATVEPQRRAAPHLHAALRGAISHETIRLVTEATYHQVWWPAHDEVVYTDRKPLWDADSRSFVDPETREPLTAWDDAVEAAEEPAHVVTFGAQVHSKGLLGGTEEAGRHIGYLTKYLTKSTGEVVEADTAGQRDHHDLLHAHLAVTPCSPRCAVWLLYGVNPKGANGKTTPGHCKGRAHRRSTLGLPGRRVLVSRKWSGKTVADHKADRRGFVLSALAAVGISKPEPAPDRFVWRKVEPGDTHCPPRDQLVMRAISERITWQAEYSAAMLAAAGPPGQETSATAVREAA from the coding sequence ATGAACGCCACCAGTGAGGCTGTGACCAGCCCGGATGCGACGGTGGAGAATCGGCCAGCTCACCCGGTCGGACGAATCCGCGGGGCGTTGTCGGCGGAGGTCGTGAAGGCAACGGCGGAGAAGTACGGCGTCTGTGTCCGGCCGTTCACGATGGAGGTCGGCGACACCGACACCGGGGAGATCCGCTACGTCCCGGTGCCGTGTGGGTCCACTGTGGAGTCGCAGTGCCTGCCGTGTGCGCGGAAGGCAAAAGCGTTGCGGCAGGCCCAATGCCGGGAAGGGTGGCACATGACAGAAGAGCCGGTGATCACTCGTGAGCCGGTGTCGGAGACGCAAACCGAGCTGCTGACCTACCGGGCTGACCTGGCCGCGCACTACCGGGACGTCATGGCGGCCGGGGACGAGGCGGAAGCGGAGGAGCTGCGGGCAGAGGTGGCGACCGTGGACGGCGAACTGCGGGCGTCGGGGGTGACTGGTCGGCTTCCGTCGTTGGACGAGGTGGAGCGGAAGGCGGTGAAGCGCTCGACGAAGCGGCGGCAGGACGCTCCGAACCTGCCTCGGCGGAAGGTGAGCAAGGCGACGGTGGGGCGGGAGTTCGCGGGGAAGTTCCGGCCGTCGATGTTCGTCACGCTGACCTGCGACACCTACGGACGGGTTCGCCCGGATGGGTCCCCGGTCGACCCGGCGTCGTATGACTACCGGCGGGCGGCGCGGGATGCGGTGCACTTCGCCGCGCTGATGGATCGGTGGTGGCAGAACCTGCGCCGCGTCGTCGGCTGGGACGTGCAGTACTTCGCCACGGTGGAGCCACAGCGTCGGGCAGCCCCGCATCTGCACGCGGCGTTGCGGGGCGCGATCTCGCACGAGACCATCCGTCTGGTCACGGAGGCTACCTATCACCAGGTGTGGTGGCCTGCTCATGACGAGGTCGTCTATACGGACCGGAAACCGTTGTGGGACGCGGATTCTCGGTCGTTTGTGGATCCGGAAACGCGGGAGCCGCTGACGGCCTGGGATGACGCGGTGGAGGCTGCGGAGGAGCCCGCGCATGTCGTGACCTTCGGTGCCCAGGTGCATTCCAAGGGTCTGCTTGGCGGCACCGAAGAGGCGGGGCGTCACATCGGCTATCTCACGAAGTACCTGACGAAGTCGACGGGCGAGGTCGTGGAGGCCGACACCGCTGGGCAGCGGGATCACCACGACCTACTTCACGCCCACCTGGCGGTGACGCCGTGCTCGCCGCGCTGTGCGGTGTGGTTGCTGTACGGGGTAAATCCGAAGGGAGCCAACGGGAAGACCACTCCAGGGCACTGCAAGGGACGCGCTCACCGGCGTTCGACGCTTGGACTTCCGGGGCGGCGTGTGTTGGTGTCGCGCAAGTGGTCGGGCAAGACGGTGGCCGATCACAAGGCCGACCGGCGGGGGTTCGTGCTCTCTGCGTTGGCGGCGGTCGGGATCAGTAAGCCGGAACCGGCTCCGGATCGGTTCGTGTGGCGCAAAGTCGAGCCCGGAGACACCCATTGCCCGCCTAGGGATCAGCTGGTCATGCGGGCGATCTCCGAGCGGATCACCTGGCAAGCGGAGTACTCGGCCGCGATGCTCGCGGCTGCCGGACCACCAGGGCAAGAAACTTCGGCAACTGCGGTTCGGGAGGCTGCTTGA
- the cutA gene encoding divalent-cation tolerance protein CutA codes for MTDSADDAARLARGIVEARLGACAQVTGPVRSFYRWQGSIHDEQEWQCLVKTDGDRLDLLFAHIKENHHYDVPDIVAQPIETGSEDYLAWLTAETRPA; via the coding sequence ATGACGGACAGCGCAGATGACGCAGCGCGGCTAGCTCGCGGCATCGTAGAGGCGCGTCTCGGTGCATGTGCTCAGGTGACCGGGCCGGTCCGGAGTTTCTACCGCTGGCAAGGCAGCATTCATGATGAGCAGGAGTGGCAGTGCCTGGTCAAGACTGACGGTGACCGGCTTGACCTGCTTTTCGCTCACATCAAAGAGAATCACCATTACGACGTGCCCGACATCGTCGCGCAGCCGATCGAAACCGGTAGCGAAGACTACCTTGCTTGGCTGACGGCCGAGACTCGGCCAGCGTAA
- a CDS encoding helix-turn-helix domain-containing protein: MVEPVRFDDVESGVFVPVGVLLRRVRDLRGWKQFEVADKSGFSPSFIGGVEAGSRPVRRVPTIVRLADVLMIPRGQLFDWVVSEVEREELSLRGEAL; this comes from the coding sequence GTGGTGGAGCCGGTGCGATTCGACGACGTCGAGTCCGGCGTCTTCGTGCCGGTGGGCGTCCTCCTGCGGCGGGTACGGGACCTGCGGGGCTGGAAACAGTTCGAGGTCGCCGACAAATCGGGGTTTTCGCCGTCGTTCATCGGTGGCGTCGAAGCGGGTTCGCGGCCGGTACGTCGGGTGCCGACGATCGTGCGGCTAGCGGACGTCCTGATGATTCCGCGAGGGCAGTTGTTCGACTGGGTGGTGTCTGAGGTGGAGCGGGAGGAGTTATCGCTGCGAGGTGAGGCGCTGTGA
- a CDS encoding enoyl-CoA hydratase/isomerase family protein, translated as MGEFVTLEVKDGVGTIRLDRPPVNALNAQVTAELAELAKEATERDDVRAVILYGGEKTFAGGADIKEMASRTYPEIAKFGATLTGTLAAIANIPKPVVAAITGYALGGGLELALTADRRVAGDNVKVGQPEIQLGVIPGAGGTQRLARLIGPSKTKDIVYTGRFVKAEEALRLGIVDEVVAPDDVYAAAHKWASQFANGPAVALRAAKAAIDGGLDTDLASGLKLESHLFAALWATEDQRNGMKSFIENGPGKATFEGK; from the coding sequence GTGGGAGAGTTCGTAACCCTCGAGGTCAAGGACGGGGTCGGCACGATCCGGCTCGACCGGCCGCCGGTCAACGCGCTGAACGCCCAGGTCACCGCCGAACTCGCCGAGCTGGCGAAGGAGGCCACCGAGCGTGACGACGTCCGCGCGGTCATCCTCTACGGCGGCGAGAAGACCTTCGCGGGCGGCGCGGACATCAAGGAGATGGCCAGCCGCACCTACCCCGAGATCGCGAAGTTCGGCGCCACCCTCACCGGCACCCTCGCGGCCATCGCGAACATCCCGAAGCCGGTCGTCGCGGCCATCACCGGCTACGCCCTCGGCGGCGGCCTCGAGCTGGCGCTGACCGCGGACCGCCGGGTCGCCGGCGACAACGTCAAGGTCGGCCAGCCCGAGATCCAGCTCGGCGTCATCCCCGGCGCGGGCGGCACCCAGCGTCTCGCCCGGCTGATCGGCCCGAGCAAGACCAAGGACATCGTCTACACCGGACGGTTCGTCAAGGCCGAAGAGGCGCTGCGGCTGGGCATCGTCGACGAGGTCGTCGCCCCCGACGACGTCTACGCGGCCGCGCACAAATGGGCGTCGCAGTTCGCGAACGGCCCGGCGGTCGCGCTGCGCGCGGCGAAGGCGGCCATCGACGGCGGCCTCGACACCGACCTGGCGAGCGGGCTCAAGCTCGAATCGCACCTGTTCGCCGCGCTGTGGGCGACCGAAGACCAGCGGAACGGCATGAAGTCGTTCATCGAAAACGGGCCCGGCAAGGCCACTTTCGAAGGGAAATGA
- a CDS encoding helix-turn-helix transcriptional regulator, translated as MVELEGLWGPEELGAFLGIPEKTLRDWRLKNYGPPFLKLGKHVRYDPVAVRAWVAELGVA; from the coding sequence GTGGTCGAGCTAGAAGGGCTGTGGGGGCCGGAGGAGCTTGGGGCGTTCCTCGGAATTCCGGAGAAGACACTGCGCGACTGGCGGCTCAAGAACTACGGGCCGCCGTTCCTCAAGCTGGGCAAGCACGTCCGCTATGACCCGGTGGCCGTGCGGGCTTGGGTCGCCGAGCTTGGTGTCGCGTAA
- a CDS encoding LysR family transcriptional regulator: protein MDLDLLRTFLAVYRAGSLTGAAPSLGLSQPTVTAQVRALEEELGRQLFVRRARGVTPTPAADELAARVAPHVDALSDVVLGPSDPFAAPVHLAGPAELTTLRVLPALSGLVAAGLRLRVTFGLADDLLAGLSQRRFDLVLSTIRPRGRGLTASPLTDEEFVLVGPRGFSGDPRTAPLVAYAEDLPIIRRYWRSVLGVRPPAGPAVVVPDLRGVLTCVLAGFGVSVLPRYLCAAELASGSVIALLDPEEPPINTLFVVTRAEPCRAGPAAVRDALLADAARW, encoded by the coding sequence CTGGACCTCGATCTGCTGAGGACGTTCCTGGCCGTCTACCGGGCAGGATCGCTGACCGGCGCGGCGCCGTCGCTGGGCTTGTCCCAGCCGACGGTGACCGCGCAGGTCAGAGCCCTCGAAGAAGAGCTCGGCCGGCAGCTGTTCGTCCGGCGCGCCCGCGGCGTCACCCCGACCCCGGCGGCCGACGAGCTGGCCGCGCGAGTCGCTCCGCACGTCGACGCGCTTTCCGACGTCGTCCTCGGCCCGTCCGATCCCTTCGCCGCGCCCGTCCACCTGGCCGGCCCTGCCGAGCTGACCACACTCCGGGTCCTGCCCGCTTTGTCCGGCCTGGTCGCGGCGGGCTTGCGGTTGCGAGTGACGTTCGGCCTGGCCGACGACCTTCTGGCAGGCCTCTCTCAGCGCCGGTTCGACCTGGTCCTCTCGACGATCCGGCCGCGCGGCCGCGGTCTCACGGCGTCGCCGCTGACGGACGAGGAGTTCGTCCTGGTCGGCCCCCGCGGCTTCTCCGGTGACCCCCGTACCGCGCCGCTCGTGGCCTACGCCGAAGACCTGCCGATCATCCGCCGGTACTGGCGTTCGGTGCTGGGCGTGCGGCCACCGGCCGGACCCGCGGTGGTGGTCCCCGACCTGCGCGGCGTCCTGACGTGCGTGCTGGCCGGGTTCGGCGTCAGCGTGCTCCCGCGGTACCTGTGCGCGGCCGAGCTGGCTTCCGGCTCGGTGATCGCGTTGCTGGACCCGGAGGAGCCGCCGATCAACACGCTGTTCGTGGTCACTCGCGCCGAGCCCTGCCGGGCGGGGCCCGCGGCGGTGCGGGACGCACTGCTCGCGGACGCCGCCCGGTGGTGA
- a CDS encoding helix-turn-helix domain-containing protein: MSDDVTAVAPDLPADFWEQAEIRSPLLSQHFGRFLRAYRSAQSPKVKQADLAAWLGITQGQLSKLERSPAAIHDLVKLQKWAEALHVPSDLLWFGKPHEEAGQPEATSAKATDQELTHVPRRNLLKGAGVLAVSAASSGLLANAPWQRLMDSVENDRPVDMATVQLMQDRTADFHDNEHTVPARQLLEGLLRHRTVISALLTNARTENIRNELVRTFGETEALVGWLHFDLGNANEAVQSWRKTLKIAKDSGDGPLAACALSYWSYLASSRNDTVPAVRLLQQAESYVPGNTAPATRSWVAAREAEELSRLGNETEAMRALERAFTAFDFAHPRTERHWTTFFTANRLGSLTVSTYMGLQHKDAPAIADSLLASLPPTVRKQRALALTDLTTLCVRANDYDRARALVDGAIDSTIRTESSLSRQRLLTLSSELASAKKGSPGNTIRDRIRSGLHR, translated from the coding sequence TTGAGCGACGATGTCACAGCAGTTGCACCAGACCTTCCGGCCGACTTCTGGGAACAGGCCGAGATACGGTCGCCGCTGCTGAGTCAGCACTTCGGGCGCTTCCTCCGCGCTTATCGATCCGCTCAGAGCCCGAAGGTCAAGCAGGCCGACCTAGCCGCCTGGCTCGGCATCACCCAGGGCCAGCTCAGCAAGCTCGAACGGTCCCCCGCTGCCATTCATGACCTGGTCAAGCTACAAAAATGGGCCGAAGCCCTACATGTGCCAAGTGATCTCTTGTGGTTCGGGAAGCCGCACGAAGAGGCTGGCCAGCCGGAAGCGACTTCGGCCAAGGCGACCGATCAAGAGCTGACGCACGTGCCCCGCCGCAACCTGCTGAAGGGCGCGGGTGTCTTGGCTGTTTCGGCCGCAAGCTCCGGATTGCTTGCGAATGCGCCATGGCAACGTCTGATGGATTCGGTCGAAAACGACCGTCCTGTTGATATGGCCACCGTTCAGCTCATGCAAGACCGGACGGCGGACTTTCATGACAACGAACACACCGTTCCCGCGCGCCAGCTACTTGAAGGCTTGCTGCGCCACCGCACAGTGATATCCGCATTACTCACCAACGCTCGAACGGAAAACATCCGCAACGAACTTGTTCGCACTTTCGGCGAGACCGAAGCGCTCGTTGGATGGCTGCATTTCGACCTTGGGAATGCGAACGAAGCGGTACAGTCTTGGCGGAAGACACTGAAAATTGCCAAAGACTCAGGTGACGGCCCTTTGGCCGCGTGTGCGCTTTCCTACTGGAGCTACCTAGCATCCTCGCGAAACGACACCGTCCCGGCCGTACGGCTACTACAGCAGGCAGAAAGCTACGTGCCCGGAAACACAGCTCCGGCCACCCGGTCGTGGGTAGCAGCGCGCGAGGCCGAGGAGCTGAGCCGTCTAGGCAATGAGACAGAGGCCATGCGCGCGCTCGAACGGGCTTTCACAGCGTTCGACTTCGCACACCCGCGCACGGAGCGCCATTGGACAACGTTCTTCACGGCGAACAGGCTGGGAAGCCTCACGGTGTCGACCTACATGGGACTTCAGCACAAGGATGCTCCTGCCATCGCAGATTCCTTGCTTGCGTCCTTGCCGCCGACCGTTCGGAAGCAGCGCGCTTTAGCTCTCACCGACTTGACGACGCTTTGCGTCCGGGCGAACGACTACGACCGAGCGCGCGCACTGGTGGACGGCGCAATAGATTCAACGATCCGCACTGAAAGCAGCTTGTCACGACAGCGATTGCTCACGCTCTCTTCCGAGCTTGCGTCAGCGAAGAAGGGCAGCCCCGGAAACACCATTCGGGACAGGATTCGATCAGGCTTGCATCGGTAG
- a CDS encoding DUF427 domain-containing protein, whose amino-acid sequence MPEKKVLVPGPDHPITVEPTKARVVVKAGGRVVADSRNALTLQEASYPAVQYIPREDVDFGVLERTDHETYCPYKGESAYYSLNAGDVKGENAVWTYEKPYDAVAPIKDHVAFYPNVVDSIELVED is encoded by the coding sequence ATGCCGGAGAAGAAGGTGCTGGTACCGGGCCCGGACCACCCGATCACCGTCGAGCCGACCAAGGCGCGCGTGGTGGTCAAGGCGGGCGGGCGCGTGGTGGCCGACAGCCGCAACGCGCTCACCCTGCAGGAGGCGTCGTACCCGGCGGTGCAGTACATCCCGCGCGAGGACGTCGACTTCGGCGTCCTGGAGCGGACCGACCACGAGACGTACTGCCCGTACAAGGGCGAGAGCGCCTATTACAGCCTGAACGCCGGTGACGTGAAGGGCGAAAACGCGGTCTGGACGTACGAGAAGCCGTACGACGCGGTCGCGCCGATCAAGGACCACGTCGCGTTCTACCCGAACGTCGTGGACTCGATCGAACTGGTCGAGGACTGA
- a CDS encoding AMED_5909 family protein, translated as MNRGSTAKTPQYPLRLRDAQMDIFARMPRGDSPLSAWVEFHRYNARMFKSMAETDPDHKWEALANHGVQLRCLERLTRRPEWKEDYAGGANPEIPEG; from the coding sequence GTGAATCGCGGTTCGACGGCGAAAACCCCGCAGTATCCCTTGAGGCTGCGTGACGCGCAGATGGACATCTTCGCGCGGATGCCCAGGGGCGATTCGCCGTTGTCGGCGTGGGTGGAGTTCCACCGCTACAACGCGCGGATGTTCAAGTCCATGGCCGAGACGGACCCGGACCACAAGTGGGAGGCACTGGCCAATCACGGTGTCCAGTTGAGGTGCTTGGAGCGGCTGACCCGGCGTCCGGAGTGGAAGGAGGACTACGCGGGCGGGGCGAACCCGGAGATACCGGAAGGCTGA